The genomic interval CATAGCCTCTCCCATTTGATTTACGTCCGTGTTAGCACTTGAGGAGGCTTTTGCTAGAACGTCAACATAACGTTGAGCCTCTCCAGCACTTGCCCCAAAACCAGACATAATGTTAGAAACAATGTCAGAGGCAGAACCTAAGTCCAATGCTCCAGCTTTTGCTAGGTTGAGAACTTGTGGGAGTCCTTTCATAATTTGTTGATTATTCCAACCAGCACGAGCAAGGAACTCCATACCTTGACCAGCCTCAACAGCACTATACTGAGTTGTCCGTCCCAACTCTCTTGCTAAACCTTTCAACTCCTTGAAATTGTCTCCAGTTGTACCAGTAACAGCTTGAACCTTTGACATTTGAGCCTCATATTTTGAGGACATTGCAACAGCTGTTCCAGCAACAGTTGTCAAAGGAACAGAAATACTTTTGGTTAGGTTTGAACCAGTTTGAGCCATTGCTTTTCCATTCTTCTTCATACTGGAGCTAACGTCTTTAATTGACTTATCGACTTTACTCATTTTACTTTGAAAGTCTCCTATGTCAGCTCCAACTTTGACCATTAATTCAGCCAAACTTGCCATGTTTTTTCCCTCCTTTTCTTATTCATTTGCTCCTCCCATGACTAAGAGGAACACGCTAATAAAAAAGAGAGAACCTTGTTTTAAAGGAACTCTCCAATAAGTTTGACCTCAACCATGTCTGGAAGTGGGTTCTTAATATTTGAACTAATGAATGAGAACATTTCAGTCAAAGTTGTAGGTTTATCTAAGACAAGAAAATAACGGTCAGCGTTTAAGTGTTTTTGGTCTTCTCCGTCGAACCATATAGAAAATGTTTCAGACCGTTCACGGTCAATTCGATAAGCATATAATTTGAACGGTTTCTCAATTTCACAATCAATTATCTGTCGTTTACCAGCTCCGACCTTAAATGAATACTCCATAATGTCCAATTTCTCCACGATAAAATAACCTCCTAAACGTATTTGTGTAAAAATTTATATTTTCTTTCTGTCACTTCTTTCTCCTCCGTTCGTTGTTCCTCATAAATAGGGGAGGAGTCCATGAAAAAAGGAACAGAGTAACTGTTCATTTCTTGTCTGACTTGACCTTGTTCGTCTCTGTAACGAGAACCAGACTCGACAATGATTTTACCTTGTTCCTTGTATCGTTTAATTTGTGATTTTGCTGTTACTTCAGTAACTCCGAGAACCTTTGACCATTCTTTATAAGAAATGGAATAATCAATGTTTTGTCTCCAGAGCGTATAAATAAGAATTTTGAATAACTTTCCGTCTCCGTCAGCGTGTTCAAATACGTCCTCAAACACTTTGACGTAACCAGAGTAAGTTGAACCTCCAGAGACCGTTGTTTCATGTTCTTGTATGGTTTCAATTTCAATGATAGGAGCTTTTGACAATTCTCCTTCATACTTCATTCTGATATAACCTTTTAACTCCAGAACCTCCAGAGCGTCAATGACTCGTTTTCTTGACCGTTTTTTACTATTAGGGTCAAGGTTCAACATACCGTCTAACATTTCAATATTACAAAATGTTTTTGTTCTATCATGAAAGTTCGATAATTTACCCAAAATAAAAAAGACTAACAAAGCGTCAGTCTCTTTCTTGTCAATGAACCCCTCATGTTCATACGAAAACATTCTCAATGGAAACATAACGTAAAATTCCAACGTGAACTCCTCCTATTTTAGTTTGTCATATTCGTCCAGAGCCTTTTTCAATTGTTCGTCTTTCTCAAATAAAGTGAAGACAATGTCGTCTTGGTATCGTTTAGCTTTTGTGATATATTTCAGACCCTTGACCTCAATCAAAAAGTAAGCAAGTTTCCCACTATAACAGAAAAAATATTTCTCATTCTTCATAATTTACTCCTCCTATTTGTTTGAAATAAAGAACTCGACGTGTTTGTTTTGTCTCTCATTGTTGTGTAAAACATAAAGAGCAAAACAAGCTCCAAACATTACGAACGTCATTTTTGTTCACCTTCTTTCACAACAGCTCCTCCATGTTTCTCCAACAAATACTCCCAGTCGTGATAAACAGCTAACTCTGGTAATTGCTCCATATTGAATAAGACTGACTCAATTTGAGCCTTTTTCTTAGTTTCAAAGCCTTTGACTAACTCCCCTTTGAAGAAAACTCCCCAACGTTTACCGTGTTTCTTAACCTTTGAAATATCCTTGTTCGTTCTTTTACTGTTCCTTGAGTTAGTTTTTGCGACAAGGTTTCCTCTGGTATTGTCCAGAGTATTAAAGTTTTTATGGTCTCCGACAAAGTCTTTCTCGTTCTCAATTCCTAAAATGACTCTGTGTAACATGACTGGAGTCTGTTTCTTACGACCCTTTTTATCTGTCTTATAAGTCGTTGTCATTGCGTAAACTTTCCCAGACCTATTGTCTATCTGTCCATACCATTTAGGAAATTTTGAGACCAATTCAAAGTCCTTTGAGTCAATAACAGTTTTATAGGTTTTCCCCTTTACATTTAAGTCAATTTCAACCTTATTACCTTCAATTTCTCTCCAATTATTTCTCATAACGTAATTTCTCCCCTTTACATAATTTTGTTTACATAAAAAGAACCCCAACTCCTTTACGGTTTGAGGTTCTTCTAATCGTCTGTTTCAACGTCTAAGTCTAGTAACTCCTTTTCCATTTCAACAATTCGTCGTTCTCTTTCTCGTTGAGTCTCTGGAGCGTCTTGTTGTTCAATTTTATGAGTAATGTTTTTGGACTCCTCCAGTTTCCCAGTAATTTGAAAGAATAGTTTCATAGCGTCAATTTTGTTTTTCTCACTTTTTGAGTTCACAATAATGTCTTGTAACTCCTTATAGACTGTTGACGTGAACTTTTTCAATTGCTTGTCAGCGACCAACTCAGCATATTCGACAATGCGAGGGTCATGAGCGTATTTTGAGGCTGTTACTTGACTAATTCCAACAAGTTCAGCCATTTGACCTTGAGTCATTTTGTGGAACGGTTTTGAGGCAATTAAGACAGCGAACCTTTTCTGGTTATCTGTCAGTTTCCTCAGTTGTTTATGGTCTTGAGGATAAGGAGGGTTCTCCAACAAGCCTTCATAGTCGAATGAGTCTTTCATGACTTGTTGAATTTCTTGTTTTTTGTTTTCACTCATTGAAAGTAACCCTCAGCTATCATTTGTTTTCCAGTCACCTTATATAAGGCTTTGAACTCTCTTTCAAACCTATGAAACTCTAATTTCATTTCTTTTATTGACTCAAATTCCCCAAGTAAGACCGTTCCATGTTCGACCTTGTTTCCTCCAATATTTGTAAAGACAACAACATGACCCTTATAAGTGTCATTCAACGTCTTTTCAAACTCCAACTCAAATAATAGTTTTTCATATCGTTTCAATGAAAACACTCCTTTTTTTAAAATTTTATTAGTCTGAGAGACCGTCTTTCTCATTCTGTTTCATTGCTTTGTCATAAGCTGTTCCAAACAATTCTCTTGGAGTAACCTCTGGAGCTTTGTTGTCCTCTTGTTGTTCTTGTTCCTCTTGTTGTTGCTCCATTTTCTCTTTTTGTAACTTCAAGTAACCGAGCCTCATTTTCAAGTGAGTTGGTAACTCTTGTTTTTCCTTTTCAGACATGTTCTGAGCGTTCTTTTCAAATTCGTTCATTTTATTTTCCTCCTTTTCTCATTTTGCTTTGAGCCTCTTTGTTATTCCGTTCAACTTCTCCAGTCATAATATATAATCGTGTACTTGCTGGGACTGTGTGAGGATTGAGTTGACCTTTTTCAATTGAAACAACCTCATTTGGTTCTGGTAGGACTCCAGAGGTCTCTTTGCCATAACGGTTTGTTGCTGTATCTAATTTAGGAACGTGTTGTTTTCTGTCTTTCTCGTCAATCTTAGAAATAATTGCTCCAATTCCGTCCAACTCCTCTTGGAGTTCAACTTGCTTTTGACCAGCGTCATAAACTTTCTTCAAATATTCCAATTTAGCCTCAAACAGTTCCTCGTTCATTTTCTCAACCTCAGCTGAGAACTCTTGAACTTTCTTTTTTCGTTCCTCTTTCAACGTTGCCAAGTCGTCTTTCATGTTTTCCTTAATTTCAAGTTCTTGACGTGTTGTTTCAAGTTCCTTTTTACGTTTCTTTTCTTCAAGCTCCTCAACCTCAGCGTCAATCAACATATGACGTTTTCTCAATTCGTCTCCGTGTACCCCCTGAGTCATGAGGTTTACTTTCTCTTGTTGTTTCTTTCTGATTTGACCGTCTAACTCCGTGACCTCCAATTGTCCTTTTCTGATTTTATCCAACTTACTCTCCACGTTCTTTCTTACTTGTTCAAAATTACTCATTTTACATTCTCCTCCTTGTGTTTTTTAATTTCTTTCTTCAACTCCGTTATTTGTCTTTGGAGCTTATCAGCTAACCTTTGCAATCTCTCTAATTCCTCTCTCATAACTCCAACTCTCCGTCCAGTATTCCGTATAGTGTTTTCTCGTCAATGTAATGAGTTACTACATTGTTATAAATTAGTTTGTTCACTCGTTCTGAAACTGGTTTTTGTCCTAATTCAATAAAACCTATCATTGCTTGACTAACTCCAACAATGTCAGCTAATTCCTTTTGACTTACCCTCAATATTTGTCTAATGACTTTCACGTCTTGACCGTTGAACTGTCTCATAGTTTCAACTCCTTTCTCAGTTATTGTTTATATAACCATATTCCAAAAAGAGAGAAGAACGCTCGGAGAGAAAGAGCGTCCAACTCAATTTGTTCCTCTCGTCAGAGAAACTGTTGTGAAAAAATGTAAATACTACACTCACTTTCAAAACAACCAAAATTGTTTTTTAGAGAAAAGGTCTAAACCCCTCCTCAACCTTTAGTGTGGCTAAGGGTTATCGTAACAACTACTTTTGTAAATTTTTTTGTACCCTCGACAATTTGCCGAGAGTACGTCTCAAGGAATTTTATTTTTGTATCTGGTTGAAGGATACTCGGAGGACGAACCGTCCTTCCAAAAAGGACAATATGTCCTTCTACTTAATAGTGAGGCTGGAGGTTATAATAACAACCACTTTTCAGAAATTCCTTCAACATTTACAACGAAAATGGTTTGAAAGTGTGACAAACAAAAAAAAACCTCATAAGAACAATTATTCTTACAAGGTTTTACTCATAGTTATATATTTGTTTTATTAGTGTGTGTAAATTCTACACACAATGAATTTATGAAGTGTAATATTTACACTCTATGAAACTTGTCACGACATGATTTATTTCTCGTTGACAATAATAGAACTTGTCCTCTATACTATGTAACATACTGGACGTAACCCAGTAAAAAACAACCAAAATACCGTGTTGAGTCCACATGAGACTTATACATTGAAATAACAGTATTCCGTAGCTCAGCTGGGAGAGCGCATGCTTGACAGGCATGAGGTCGGTGGTTCGAGCCCACTCGGAATCATAAGCCAAGTCATACAAAAGCGTCAAAGCGTTGGTTGATCAGCGTTTTGGTGCTTTTTTTGTGTTTGGATCATCTGTTCAGAACGTTTCTAGCGATACTTGTGTGCTAGCATCATCATTTCTATGTTAAACTTTATTTAAAGAATGATGACCACAAATCGGGGGTGTTCGGGTTAGCATAATAGATACGTCCTACTATAAAAATAGCCGTTTTGTTGTCCAGTTGTTGTCCAATTTTATAATGAAGGTTTTTCCTGTTACATAACAAAGAAAAAACACCATATTAAATGGCGTTCATATTACTTGAATAGATTTTTTAATATTTTCCCCGTTACTTTTCCCGATGCCCTTCTGCCAATTCGCCTGCCGATTTTTCCTTTCCTCACAGCGTTTACATCGTTAGAGATTTTCAGTATCTTGTAGATCAATGATTTAAAACTCATAAAATTCCTCCCCTCCTTTAATATAACCTTTACTCAGCATATCTGCAATTTTTCGGCTAACCATTTCAAGGTCCACGCAGCCTGGTTCTAACGCTCTCTCCCTCTAAACAAAAACGTATATAGATGTATTATTAGTATAAACTAATTTTGGTTATAAAACAGGCGAAATAAGGGTGAGCAATTTTGGACAACAAACCGGTTATATTATTAGCTATAGACTCGTTAATGCCAGAACCACTCGAGGTTGCGGCACAGACGGGATATGCACCAGCATTACAGTTTTTAATGGAGAACGGGCGTTATTATCCGAATATGGTTAATTCGTTTCCGACCATGTCTGTCACCATTGATAGTAGTTTATTGACAGGTTCTTATCCAGATCAACATCATATACCGGGCTTAACATGGTTTGATCAAGGTGAAAAGGAAATTGTTAATTACGGAACAGGTTTTACAGAAACGTTGAAGCTCGGCTTAAGGCGATCCATCCACAACATGCTTTATCGATTGAACAATGAGCATATGAGTAATGAAGTGACAACCATTTATGAAGCGTTGGCAAAGAAGGGGACTTCCTCTGCTTCGATTAATTCATTCGTTTATCGGGGTAATACGCCGCAAAAGTTAAATGTTCCCCGACTGTTTAAATCTTTTACGCATTTTCAAGATGGAAAGTGGACAACAGAAGCCCCGCCAGTATTGTCACTAGGTGCTTTTCAAAAAATTTCCCCATGGAATTTCACCTTCCAAATTGCGGCTGGAAATATAAGTTCACCGCTCGCGAACTTCGGCGACTTATTCGTAAAAACAAACTGCCGATGTTCACGTTATGTATTTTTCAGGATTTGGATTTACGTATTCATTTTAAAGGACCGATGGATTTAAAAGGGATTCGTAAAATTGATAAGCAAATACAAAAAATACTTCATATGTATCCGAGTTGGGAGGAGGCTGTCCGTCAAAATACATGGCTTATTATTGGTGATAATGGGCAAGCTCCAATGCATAAAAACCATAGTAAAGCGGTTATTGATTTACGAAAACGTCTAAAAAAATACCGTGTTACAAAAATTCAACGAGGATTACGCCCGAAAGATCAGCTTGTCTTCTGTGTTAATCAAAGAATGGCTTACATCTATCTTGTTGATGAGACAATTACATTCCAAGAAATTATCACCGAACTTAAAAAGGATAAGCGAATTGATATTATTGCTTGGAAAGGAAATGCGGGGATTAATATCGTTTCCGGATCAAAAGAAGGTCATTTCCGATTTGAACCAGGGCACGAGCTAATAGACTGTTATAATCAGTCATGGAATATAGAAGGAGACCATGAGCTATTAGATTTGCAGATGATCGAAAACAATCAAATGACATATGGCGATTATCCCGATGCATTAGCTAGACTTTATGGAGCGCTCCATTCGCATGAGGGTCGGTTCCTTGTTATAAATGCAAAGCCAGGGTTTGATTTTAAAGCGCAATCGACACCACCTCATTTCGGTGCTGCCCATGGATCGTTACACAAACAAGAATCGCTCGTTCCACTGATTATTACTGGCACAGAAGAGAAACCAACGTATCCACGAATCATTGACTTAAAAGAGTTTATAGTACGGATGACTGACTAATTCACATTTCTACATTGAAAAAAGGACTGCCCCAAAATAGTTCGGGGCAGTCCTTTTTCTTTATTTATCCGACTTTTCGTCTTGGTTGGTAGTACCCGCATCCCCGTCTGAAACGAGGTCCCCGGCTGATTGTTTGAATTCGCGGAGTGTTTGGCCGGATGCTT from Lentibacillus cibarius carries:
- a CDS encoding alkaline phosphatase family protein — encoded protein: MDNKPVILLAIDSLMPEPLEVAAQTGYAPALQFLMENGRYYPNMVNSFPTMSVTIDSSLLTGSYPDQHHIPGLTWFDQGEKEIVNYGTGFTETLKLGLRRSIHNMLYRLNNEHMSNEVTTIYEALAKKGTSSASINSFVYRGNTPQKLNVPRLFKSFTHFQDGKWTTEAPPVLSLGAFQKISPWNFTFQIAAGNISSPLANFGDLFVKTNCRCSRYVFFRIWIYVFILKDRWI
- a CDS encoding helix-turn-helix domain-containing protein, translating into MRQFNGQDVKVIRQILRVSQKELADIVGVSQAMIGFIELGQKPVSERVNKLIYNNVVTHYIDEKTLYGILDGELEL
- a CDS encoding phBC6A51 family helix-turn-helix protein — its product is MSENKKQEIQQVMKDSFDYEGLLENPPYPQDHKQLRKLTDNQKRFAVLIASKPFHKMTQGQMAELVGISQVTASKYAHDPRIVEYAELVADKQLKKFTSTVYKELQDIIVNSKSEKNKIDAMKLFFQITGKLEESKNITHKIEQQDAPETQRERERRIVEMEKELLDLDVETDD
- a CDS encoding twin-arginine translocase TatA/TatE family subunit, whose amino-acid sequence is MGIANIGIPGLILVVILALIIFGPKKLPEIGKASGQTLREFKQSAGDLVSDGDAGTTNQDEKSDK